In Rhodothermales bacterium, the following proteins share a genomic window:
- the purS gene encoding phosphoribosylformylglycinamidine synthase subunit PurS, whose translation MYKASVQITLRSSILDPQGKATQHALHNLGYSDVDRVRIGKHIEMWIDVAEKAEAERIAHAACKELLSNQVMEDYEISIEKDHAGATR comes from the coding sequence ATGTACAAAGCGAGTGTTCAAATAACACTGCGGTCATCTATCCTCGACCCGCAGGGTAAGGCCACACAGCATGCCCTTCATAACCTCGGATACTCTGACGTCGATCGTGTACGCATCGGTAAGCACATCGAGATGTGGATTGATGTGGCCGAAAAAGCCGAGGCGGAACGAATCGCTCACGCCGCCTGCAAGGAGCTGCTGTCGAATCAGGTGATGGAGGACTACGAAATCTCGATTGAAAAGGATCACGCAGGTGCGACCCGCTGA